One region of candidate division Zixibacteria bacterium HGW-Zixibacteria-1 genomic DNA includes:
- the pal gene encoding peptidoglycan-associated lipoprotein, giving the protein MKKFILPLLLLSLPLILAIGCGGPPPPEPEQPVIEQPKPPVEEKKVEPPVTPEPEIKKISEADFKKVYFDFDKYNLIDSAKTALEYNARILKDNMNVVIKIEGHCDERGTVEYNLSLGEKRAKAAMDYLKGLGIAEKRLSIISYGKSRPINPQSNEASWAKNRRDEFRIVSQ; this is encoded by the coding sequence ATGAAGAAGTTCATTCTACCCCTGCTGCTGTTGTCACTGCCATTGATTCTTGCAATCGGCTGTGGTGGACCGCCGCCGCCGGAACCGGAACAGCCGGTTATCGAGCAGCCGAAACCGCCGGTCGAAGAAAAGAAAGTGGAACCGCCGGTAACCCCAGAGCCGGAAATAAAGAAAATCAGCGAAGCCGATTTCAAAAAAGTTTATTTTGATTTTGACAAGTACAATCTGATTGACTCGGCGAAAACCGCTCTGGAATACAATGCCAGGATTCTTAAAGACAACATGAATGTAGTTATCAAGATCGAAGGGCATTGCGACGAACGCGGCACGGTTGAATATAACCTTTCACTGGGTGAGAAGAGGGCCAAGGCGGCGATGGATTACCTGAAGGGACTGGGAATTGCCGAAAAAAGACTGTCCATCATCAGCTATGGTAAATCGCGTCCGATTAACCCGCAGAGCAATGAAGCCTCGTGGGCCAAAAATCGCCGCGATGAGTTTAGAATCGTCTCACAATAG
- the ygbF gene encoding tol-pal system protein YbgF, with amino-acid sequence MLIRNKTAIVLLAIMVAVVFSGCCMKRDIQVVDAKINNMRADQQQMKESLNRLDSLFYSDAEESVKLRAEIRSSLGDIRDQFQMMQANMNDLQDKVNYMTERSSGGVPIRTQPVAPVKAGDTTAAAQTAPGINCQELYDESFINIRRGQYEGAIQGFTEYLKYCGTQDMADNARFWIGEAYYSMENYQAAIGEFRKLLKDYPNSEKQASAYYKMARSYEELGQKSDARATFQKLVDNFSGTLEAEQAKEKLKEL; translated from the coding sequence ATGCTGATAAGAAACAAGACAGCAATTGTCCTGCTGGCCATAATGGTGGCGGTTGTTTTTTCAGGCTGTTGCATGAAGCGCGATATTCAGGTTGTCGACGCCAAAATCAACAACATGCGCGCCGATCAGCAGCAGATGAAAGAATCGCTGAATCGTCTGGATTCGCTGTTCTATTCCGACGCCGAAGAATCAGTCAAACTGCGGGCGGAGATCCGCAGTTCGCTCGGCGACATCAGAGACCAGTTTCAGATGATGCAGGCCAATATGAATGATCTGCAGGACAAGGTCAATTATATGACGGAGCGAAGTTCCGGCGGGGTTCCGATCAGAACTCAGCCGGTTGCCCCGGTTAAGGCAGGCGATACGACCGCGGCGGCCCAGACCGCTCCGGGCATCAATTGTCAGGAGCTGTATGATGAGTCGTTTATCAATATCCGCCGCGGACAGTATGAGGGAGCGATTCAGGGATTCACCGAGTATCTCAAATATTGCGGAACTCAGGACATGGCCGATAATGCCCGGTTCTGGATCGGCGAGGCTTATTATTCGATGGAGAATTATCAGGCCGCTATTGGTGAATTCCGGAAGCTTCTGAAAGACTACCCCAATTCGGAAAAACAGGCCAGCGCTTATTACAAAATGGCGCGGTCCTATGAGGAACTGGGGCAGAAAAGCGATGCCAGGGCGACTTTTCAGAAACTGGTTGACAATTTCTCCGGAACTCTTGAAGCCGAGCAGGCCAAGGAGAAACTCAAAGAGCTTTAG
- a CDS encoding DNA polymerase IV has protein sequence MGIFLYIDVDAFFASVEQSINRSLIGRPVMVGGLKHERGVVACPSYEARARGVRTGTPLYEAARRIPDGVFLRGDFHRYQYYSERFYEILNRYSPELQRISQDEACLDIAGAIRAFGGARQLAGELQNDIWRELALSTSIGVAPSRVASKIASEYKKPMGLTILEPENINEFFVGLPIRKIPGVGHTTEKILHEMGIRTAGQLAAVPEHYLKTVFGINGLKIAAYSRGEDGIPLRDYKAIRSVSRETGFADDITDRNVLLSHFYYLLERAASKLRQLSKKSGTVRIKFRYADFQTVEASSRIHPASNDQNSIFPIIQNMFVRTFTRRQGIRLVGVTLSGLKNYIDNATFLDDRIEKDRRLLQGLDFARDKAGFFAVTTGRTLSLASRYKRGDTGYELRTPSLSQ, from the coding sequence ATGGGAATATTTTTATATATCGATGTTGACGCCTTTTTCGCTTCGGTCGAGCAGTCCATCAACCGGTCGCTGATCGGCCGGCCGGTGATGGTCGGCGGGCTCAAACATGAACGCGGCGTAGTCGCCTGCCCCAGCTATGAGGCGCGCGCCCGTGGGGTGCGGACCGGGACGCCGCTGTATGAAGCCGCACGACGGATCCCCGACGGGGTCTTTCTCAGGGGCGATTTCCATCGCTATCAATACTATTCCGAACGTTTTTACGAAATACTCAACCGGTATAGTCCTGAATTACAGCGCATTTCACAGGATGAAGCCTGCCTTGATATAGCCGGCGCGATCCGCGCTTTCGGCGGCGCCCGGCAGCTGGCCGGGGAATTGCAGAATGATATATGGAGAGAACTGGCCCTCTCCACCTCGATCGGTGTCGCCCCCAGCCGGGTGGCATCCAAGATCGCCTCCGAATACAAGAAGCCGATGGGATTGACCATCCTGGAACCGGAGAATATAAATGAGTTCTTTGTCGGACTGCCGATACGCAAGATTCCGGGCGTGGGTCATACCACCGAAAAGATTCTTCATGAGATGGGTATCCGAACGGCCGGGCAGCTGGCGGCTGTCCCGGAGCATTACCTGAAAACGGTCTTCGGCATCAATGGCCTCAAAATAGCCGCCTACAGCCGCGGCGAGGACGGCATCCCGCTTCGTGATTATAAGGCGATCAGATCGGTCAGCCGCGAGACCGGTTTTGCCGATGATATCACCGACCGCAATGTTCTCCTCTCACACTTTTATTATCTGCTGGAGCGAGCCGCATCAAAATTGCGGCAATTGTCGAAAAAAAGCGGGACGGTGAGAATCAAGTTCCGCTATGCCGATTTTCAGACAGTCGAAGCATCGAGCCGCATCCACCCGGCATCCAATGACCAAAACAGCATTTTCCCGATAATCCAAAATATGTTTGTCAGGACCTTCACGCGGCGGCAGGGTATCCGGCTGGTCGGGGTGACCTTGAGCGGGCTGAAAAATTACATCGACAATGCGACTTTTCTCGATGACAGAATCGAAAAGGACCGACGGTTGCTGCAGGGACTGGATTTTGCCCGCGATAAGGCCGGCTTCTTTGCCGTCACAACCGGCCGGACACTGTCGCTGGCATCGAGATATAAACGTGGTGATACCGGTTATGAGCTTCGTACTCCCAGTCTGTCACAGTAA
- a CDS encoding DNA ligase (NAD(+)) LigA, with protein sequence MPIPEKIKEEYSRLVEKIEYHNRLYYVHDRPEISDAEYDRFYDRLLQIEKEYPGLITPESPSQRVGAAPLPSFETHTHRVRMLSLQKVTTPEEFADFDRRVHEGLETAEPVEYVIEPKLDGLAVELVYEKGILTVGSTRGDGTRGENVTPNIRTIRSIPLRLSEEAAAKYKRLEVRGEVIIHKGAFERLNRAMEKNGSAPFANPRNAAAGSLRQLDSKITATRPLVFYAYGISDINLPGLPDQFTAMQFLKSEGFRINEYMEKVVGIEQVREKFERLETARPELDYEIDGMVVKVNDFKSQDRLGEISRAPRWAIAWKFSAEEAETIVEDIIFSVGRTGIITPVAKLKPVRVSGVTVSNASLHNEDEIKTLDIRIGDTVIIKRAGDVIPDVVAVITERRDGSERAVTMPTTCPSCGSEVHRPEGEAAHRCFNAACPAQVIERVFHFASKDAMDVEGLGGKLATQLVEKKLVHDPSDIYYLTREKLLPLELMADKRAQNLLDAVEVSKSRELPNIIVALGIFGVGETAARQLASHFRDFDAIRSASFEELVSVEGIGPIIAQSIIDFFANPGNQEMIRKLKAAGVVFPSYGTADSGDKPLSGKTFVITGTLSQPRDHFKKLIEMAGGKVAGSVSAKTDYLLAGEKAGSKLEKAEKLGVKVIDEEALGQLI encoded by the coding sequence ATGCCGATACCGGAAAAAATAAAGGAAGAATACTCCCGACTGGTAGAAAAAATCGAATATCATAACCGGTTGTACTATGTCCATGACCGGCCGGAAATATCCGATGCCGAATATGATCGGTTCTATGATCGACTGCTTCAGATCGAAAAGGAATATCCGGGGCTGATCACGCCGGAATCGCCGTCGCAGCGGGTCGGCGCCGCGCCGCTTCCCTCATTTGAGACACACACTCATCGTGTCAGGATGTTATCGCTCCAAAAAGTGACCACCCCTGAGGAGTTCGCCGATTTCGACCGCCGCGTTCATGAAGGATTGGAGACAGCGGAGCCGGTGGAGTATGTGATCGAACCGAAACTGGATGGATTGGCGGTCGAGCTGGTTTATGAGAAGGGTATTCTGACGGTCGGTTCGACACGGGGCGACGGGACTCGAGGCGAAAATGTTACGCCCAATATACGCACCATTCGGAGTATCCCGCTTCGGTTGTCGGAAGAGGCGGCGGCAAAATACAAGCGGTTGGAAGTGCGAGGCGAAGTTATTATTCATAAAGGAGCTTTCGAAAGGCTCAATAGGGCCATGGAGAAAAACGGCTCGGCTCCCTTTGCCAACCCGCGAAATGCGGCCGCCGGATCATTGCGCCAGCTTGATTCAAAAATAACGGCGACCCGGCCGCTGGTCTTCTATGCCTATGGTATCTCGGATATTAATTTGCCCGGACTCCCGGATCAGTTTACGGCCATGCAATTTCTGAAGAGCGAAGGATTCCGCATTAATGAATATATGGAAAAGGTCGTCGGCATCGAGCAGGTCAGGGAAAAATTCGAGAGGCTCGAGACGGCCCGACCGGAGCTGGATTATGAAATCGACGGTATGGTGGTGAAAGTAAATGATTTCAAAAGCCAGGACCGGCTGGGTGAGATATCGCGCGCACCCCGATGGGCGATAGCCTGGAAATTCAGCGCGGAAGAGGCGGAAACAATTGTCGAAGATATCATCTTTTCAGTAGGCCGAACCGGGATAATCACGCCGGTGGCCAAATTGAAACCGGTTCGGGTATCGGGTGTAACCGTTTCCAATGCTTCCCTGCATAATGAAGATGAAATAAAGACCCTGGATATAAGAATCGGCGACACGGTCATAATCAAGCGGGCCGGCGATGTTATCCCCGATGTTGTCGCGGTTATCACAGAACGACGCGACGGCTCCGAGCGGGCGGTCACCATGCCGACAACTTGCCCGTCATGCGGCTCGGAAGTACACCGCCCCGAAGGAGAAGCGGCTCATCGATGTTTCAATGCCGCCTGCCCGGCCCAGGTTATCGAGAGAGTCTTTCATTTTGCTTCCAAGGATGCCATGGATGTAGAGGGACTGGGCGGGAAGCTGGCCACGCAGCTTGTGGAAAAAAAGCTGGTTCATGATCCATCCGATATATATTATCTCACCAGGGAAAAACTTTTGCCGCTGGAACTCATGGCCGACAAACGGGCGCAGAATCTTCTGGATGCCGTAGAAGTTTCCAAGAGCAGAGAATTACCGAATATTATTGTCGCCCTCGGCATTTTCGGAGTCGGCGAAACGGCGGCCCGGCAGCTTGCCTCACATTTTCGTGATTTCGACGCCATTCGGAGTGCTTCATTTGAGGAACTGGTGTCTGTCGAAGGTATCGGCCCGATTATCGCCCAATCGATTATTGACTTTTTTGCCAATCCGGGTAATCAGGAAATGATCCGAAAATTGAAAGCGGCCGGTGTTGTATTTCCATCTTACGGCACGGCTGATTCCGGCGACAAACCCTTATCCGGCAAGACATTTGTGATTACCGGAACATTATCTCAGCCTCGCGACCATTTCAAGAAACTGATTGAAATGGCCGGCGGTAAAGTGGCCGGATCGGTCTCCGCCAAAACCGATTACCTTCTGGCCGGCGAAAAAGCCGGCAGCAAACTGGAAAAGGCCGAAAAGCTGGGCGTCAAAGTCATTGACGAAGAGGCGCTTGGGCAACTAATCTAA
- a CDS encoding 3-isopropylmalate dehydrogenase — MAKYKIAWMPGDGVGVDVMDAAKIVLDKIGLDAEYIHADIGWDFWCKEANPLPDRTITILKNTDCALFGAITSKPKEEAEAELIPGLRGKGLIYSSPIVRLRQEFNLRTNLRPCKGYPGNPLNYKEGIDIVVFRENTEDLYSGVEFFPLPDEVRNVIKAHNPKMKKFDKHPANEVAVSLRINTKTGCRNIITDAFEYAKKTGRKTVTVVEKPNVIRETSGLMIRTAREVAKNYPGIQLWETNIDAMCMWLIKNPHDYSVLATSNMFGDIISDLCAQLVGGLGFASSGNIGDDYAVFEPTHGSAPKYAGQYKVNPMAMLLTARMMLEYLNENEKAEAVENAIAEVIKEGKVRTYDMGGSSSTLDVAKAVASKL, encoded by the coding sequence ATGGCTAAGTATAAGATTGCCTGGATGCCCGGCGATGGGGTCGGCGTCGATGTGATGGACGCGGCCAAGATTGTTCTCGACAAGATTGGACTTGATGCCGAATATATTCATGCTGACATCGGCTGGGACTTCTGGTGTAAGGAAGCCAATCCACTGCCGGATCGCACCATCACAATACTCAAAAACACCGACTGCGCCCTGTTTGGGGCCATTACTTCAAAACCTAAAGAGGAAGCGGAAGCCGAGTTGATTCCCGGGTTGCGGGGTAAGGGGCTGATCTATTCCTCGCCGATTGTCCGCCTTCGGCAGGAATTTAATTTGCGCACCAATCTGCGGCCATGCAAGGGTTACCCCGGCAATCCCTTGAATTATAAAGAAGGCATTGATATTGTCGTCTTTCGTGAAAACACCGAAGATCTTTACTCCGGCGTCGAATTTTTCCCGTTACCGGACGAGGTTCGGAATGTTATAAAAGCGCATAATCCCAAGATGAAGAAATTCGACAAGCATCCCGCGAACGAAGTCGCCGTTTCACTGCGAATTAATACCAAGACCGGCTGCCGCAATATCATAACCGATGCTTTCGAATATGCCAAAAAGACCGGTCGCAAAACGGTCACGGTGGTCGAAAAGCCCAATGTCATTCGCGAAACTTCCGGCTTGATGATTCGCACGGCGCGTGAAGTCGCCAAAAATTATCCCGGAATCCAGTTGTGGGAGACCAATATCGACGCCATGTGCATGTGGCTGATCAAAAACCCGCATGATTATTCGGTGCTGGCTACCTCTAACATGTTCGGCGATATTATCTCCGATCTTTGCGCCCAACTGGTTGGCGGGCTAGGCTTTGCTTCATCGGGCAATATTGGTGATGACTATGCCGTATTCGAGCCGACCCATGGTTCGGCGCCGAAATATGCCGGGCAATACAAGGTCAATCCGATGGCGATGCTCCTGACTGCCCGGATGATGCTGGAATATTTGAATGAAAATGAAAAGGCCGAGGCTGTCGAAAATGCTATCGCCGAGGTGATAAAAGAGGGTAAGGTAAGAACCTACGATATGGGCGGATCTTCATCCACGCTGGATGTCGCCAAAGCCGTAGCTTCGAAATTATAA